In Candidatus Contubernalis alkalaceticus, the following proteins share a genomic window:
- a CDS encoding glycosyltransferase family 4 protein, producing MKIGIFTDSFRPYKSGVVRSIESFSSQLTLMGHEVYVFGPDYPNCEKEDRVFRFISIPAPTQPDFTLAIPFSPKLGKTIKELGIDIIHLQSPFLLGRLGLRYAKKYNIPLVFTYHTMYDQYVHYLPIAKNFSKVLMQRWSKDFCNHCDLVITPTEIVQEHIKSSGVEVPVINLSTGIDTKEFEDTDSTWLRKNFGFKDDETILLHIGRLGKEKNVSFLLKAFKEILNHQPKGKLVIVGGGPDLKNLQNTAEDLNIHENVIFTGIIPREQLINAYAGADIFIFASLTETQGLVLCEAKAAGLPVVAVKALGASEMINNGLDGYLTSYSQGQFVEKVLVLMENRELREDMSQRAKESAFEMSSYNQTKKLLNAYKGLLEWKNKYAYINAK from the coding sequence ATGAAAATAGGTATTTTTACAGACAGTTTTAGACCTTATAAAAGCGGTGTGGTTCGTTCTATCGAAAGCTTTTCAAGCCAGTTAACTTTAATGGGTCATGAAGTATATGTATTTGGCCCCGATTATCCCAATTGTGAAAAGGAAGATAGGGTGTTCCGTTTCATCTCCATTCCAGCTCCTACTCAACCTGACTTTACCCTGGCTATCCCTTTTTCACCTAAGTTAGGTAAAACTATTAAAGAACTGGGGATTGATATAATTCACCTTCAGTCTCCTTTTTTACTGGGACGTTTAGGCCTCAGATATGCTAAAAAGTATAATATTCCGCTAGTCTTTACGTATCACACCATGTACGACCAGTACGTGCATTATCTTCCTATTGCCAAAAACTTTTCCAAGGTATTGATGCAGAGATGGAGCAAGGATTTCTGCAACCATTGTGATTTAGTGATTACCCCCACTGAAATAGTGCAGGAACATATAAAAAGTTCCGGGGTAGAAGTTCCGGTAATTAATCTATCTACAGGTATAGATACAAAAGAATTTGAAGATACGGATTCCACTTGGCTGCGCAAGAATTTTGGGTTTAAAGACGATGAGACTATTTTGCTTCATATTGGCCGATTGGGGAAAGAAAAAAATGTATCTTTTCTTTTAAAAGCATTTAAGGAAATTTTGAATCATCAGCCTAAAGGAAAGTTAGTAATTGTGGGTGGAGGTCCAGATTTAAAAAATCTGCAGAATACAGCAGAAGATTTAAATATTCACGAAAATGTAATTTTTACTGGAATAATACCCAGAGAGCAGCTGATTAATGCCTACGCAGGAGCAGACATTTTTATATTTGCTTCCCTTACGGAAACTCAAGGATTGGTCTTATGTGAAGCAAAGGCGGCGGGACTTCCTGTGGTGGCTGTTAAGGCCCTGGGAGCCTCAGAAATGATTAATAATGGGTTGGATGGATATCTAACCAGTTATTCCCAGGGGCAATTCGTTGAAAAAGTACTGGTTCTTATGGAAAACCGGGAACTTAGGGAAGATATGAGTCAAAGGGCTAAAGAAAGTGCCTTTGAAATGTCTTCATACAATCAGACCAAAAAGCTTTTGAATGCCTATAAAGGTCTTCTGGAGTGGAAGAACAAGTATGCTTATATTAATGCAAAGTGA
- a CDS encoding AAA family ATPase, whose amino-acid sequence MIIRKLELNGFGKFRNKEIQLSDGLNVIYGPNEAGKSTMQKFVEGMFFGFKKPYKSRRVFTYELLAYQPWEGEQYQGALEFENQGKVYRIDRNFKEDDVIIGNAQTGEILNKKFKQHKGTKEFNLAETHMNLNRNIFSNTISISQGDCISDEELTQEICSKLTNLSYSGSANISIRKASMELERVLKEEVGSEKVLKSPLGQLTRQIQQLEEEKGRLETMVNSIRSYELQLAETRPIIMESIEKKRKKEEETKRLKDSLLAKKLKNIREQEKKIKKINSIIYELEKYRYFPIQQRERVVELKEGIKNVENNLKEINESLKKQKQLVKQPRKYIEKNAHFQDLDFEAASLISRDYALYKSFNDQLIQKKNFMEKTKESLNEIYEELSKEFWKKCGNKDLYEAEKLEDSINSLKNSSLKSKIDLLEEKKNILENQLKGSKNLLLFVLSLVGVILVPTVMLNHLFAFMMTVPFLLSVNVFKQRNQLDQDLQKITNEMQELIEQDCDEQENIEDMHKKLDKILKRNQVQNPRDLRLKISQYGVLLTEKDRLEKDLKVVNREIKDLSQRYREFENDITHMLEKASLWRKGEEITELKIEEFKNRLSDYQSTFNMLMNSEEKIVELEKASNKYEVEMFNLQEESEYIFISAGVKCFEEYFEGCRRHREVEILLEQRLKYEEVLNALLEGTSLQELRKVDLSLIDSQEVQSEVSEAQIKMKQRELEKINEELTRIKSRHAELEAKIEATVKDYRPLTEVEEQLSIKIMERDNLREQGDALRAAIKMIEIVAKEIHRDFAPKLNEKVSSLISKITNNRYQQVKISKEMDITVMAPETGKHVSIHDLSGGTIDQFYFSVRVMIADLVTGNNSLPLILDDCFVQYDRKRLNEVLKCLIELSKKRQVIFFTCHSREIDMLREIKGKFKLIDLEEPKLLFLDRLHKKTEKA is encoded by the coding sequence GTGATTATCAGGAAACTGGAATTAAATGGTTTTGGAAAGTTTAGAAATAAGGAAATTCAGCTTTCGGATGGGTTAAATGTTATTTACGGCCCTAATGAAGCCGGGAAATCAACTATGCAAAAATTTGTTGAGGGCATGTTTTTTGGTTTTAAAAAACCCTATAAAAGCCGCAGGGTATTTACCTATGAGCTGCTGGCTTACCAGCCTTGGGAAGGAGAACAGTACCAGGGGGCCCTGGAATTTGAAAATCAAGGAAAAGTATATCGGATTGACAGAAATTTTAAAGAGGATGACGTGATCATCGGAAATGCTCAAACAGGAGAAATCCTGAACAAAAAGTTTAAACAGCATAAAGGCACAAAAGAGTTTAACTTAGCAGAGACACATATGAATTTGAACCGAAATATATTCAGCAATACCATCAGCATAAGCCAAGGGGATTGTATTAGTGATGAAGAACTGACCCAGGAGATCTGTAGTAAACTTACAAATTTAAGTTATTCCGGAAGTGCAAATATATCCATTCGAAAAGCTTCAATGGAATTGGAAAGGGTTTTGAAAGAAGAAGTAGGTTCGGAAAAAGTGCTTAAAAGTCCTTTAGGACAACTGACCCGTCAGATTCAGCAGTTGGAAGAAGAAAAGGGTAGGCTTGAAACCATGGTGAACAGTATCCGCAGTTATGAACTGCAGTTGGCTGAAACTAGACCCATAATAATGGAAAGTATTGAGAAAAAAAGAAAAAAAGAAGAAGAAACAAAAAGGCTAAAAGATTCTCTTCTGGCTAAGAAATTAAAAAACATCAGAGAACAGGAAAAGAAAATTAAGAAGATAAACAGTATTATTTATGAGCTAGAGAAATATCGTTATTTCCCCATTCAACAACGGGAAAGGGTTGTTGAATTAAAAGAAGGTATAAAAAATGTAGAGAATAATTTAAAAGAAATCAATGAATCATTAAAGAAACAGAAACAATTAGTTAAGCAGCCCCGAAAATACATTGAAAAGAATGCACATTTTCAAGATTTAGATTTTGAAGCTGCCTCACTTATCAGCAGAGATTACGCTTTATATAAATCGTTTAATGATCAGTTAATTCAAAAAAAGAATTTCATGGAAAAAACAAAAGAATCTTTAAATGAAATATATGAAGAATTAAGTAAAGAATTTTGGAAAAAATGTGGCAATAAAGATTTATATGAAGCTGAAAAGCTGGAGGACAGCATAAATAGTCTGAAAAATTCTTCGTTGAAAAGTAAAATAGACCTTTTAGAAGAGAAAAAAAATATTTTAGAAAATCAGTTGAAAGGTTCCAAGAATTTGCTTCTTTTTGTCCTGTCTCTGGTGGGGGTAATATTGGTACCCACTGTTATGCTAAATCACCTGTTTGCTTTTATGATGACCGTCCCTTTTCTTTTATCGGTTAATGTATTCAAACAAAGAAATCAATTAGATCAAGACCTGCAAAAAATAACCAATGAGATGCAGGAGCTGATCGAACAAGATTGTGATGAGCAGGAGAATATTGAAGATATGCATAAGAAACTGGATAAAATACTTAAGAGGAATCAGGTTCAGAATCCCCGGGATTTGCGGTTAAAAATAAGTCAGTATGGTGTATTGCTGACTGAAAAGGATAGATTAGAAAAAGACCTGAAAGTTGTTAATAGAGAAATAAAAGACCTGTCTCAACGATATCGAGAGTTCGAGAATGATATTACTCATATGTTAGAGAAAGCCTCCTTGTGGAGAAAGGGAGAGGAAATTACCGAATTAAAGATTGAAGAGTTCAAAAATAGATTAAGTGACTATCAAAGTACTTTTAATATGCTGATGAACTCAGAAGAAAAAATAGTAGAACTGGAAAAAGCCAGCAACAAATATGAAGTAGAAATGTTTAATTTACAAGAAGAGTCGGAATATATATTTATATCTGCCGGAGTAAAATGTTTTGAAGAATATTTTGAAGGATGCCGTCGTCACCGAGAAGTTGAAATTCTGTTGGAACAAAGGTTAAAGTATGAAGAAGTCTTAAATGCACTGCTGGAGGGCACTTCCCTGCAGGAACTGAGAAAAGTAGACTTATCTTTGATAGATTCCCAAGAGGTTCAATCGGAGGTAAGTGAGGCACAAATTAAGATGAAACAGAGAGAGCTGGAAAAAATTAACGAAGAATTAACACGAATAAAAAGCAGACACGCAGAATTGGAAGCAAAAATTGAAGCTACTGTTAAAGATTATCGACCGTTGACTGAAGTGGAAGAACAGCTTTCTATAAAGATTATGGAGAGGGATAATCTTCGGGAACAGGGGGATGCGTTACGAGCTGCTATTAAAATGATAGAGATTGTAGCTAAAGAAATACACAGGGATTTTGCTCCAAAACTAAATGAAAAGGTCAGCAGTTTAATTTCAAAAATTACTAATAATCGGTATCAGCAGGTAAAAATTAGCAAAGAGATGGATATAACTGTAATGGCTCCCGAAACCGGCAAACATGTGAGTATTCATGATTTAAGCGGTGGCACCATCGACCAGTTTTATTTTTCAGTAAGAGTTATGATTGCGGACTTAGTGACTGGCAACAACAGCCTTCCATTAATTCTAGATGATTGTTTTGTGCAGTACGATAGGAAAAGATTAAATGAAGTTCTAAAGTGTTTGATTGAACTATCTAAAAAAAGACAGGTGATATTTTTTACATGCCATTCCCGGGAGATTGACATGTTAAGGGAAATCAAAGGTAAGTTTAAATTAATAGATTTGGAGGAACCAAAACTGTTGTTTCTGGACAGGCTTCATAAAAAAACAGAAAAAGCATAA
- a CDS encoding metallophosphoesterase family protein codes for MKEIKFLQTGDIHLETAFTGQNFSLEMARRRRNEIKEVFSRIIKIAEESKVDLILITGDLFEHKFVTKSVIRFMQRKLLRIPHIKVFITPGDSDPALADSYYRTFCWPKNVHIFLEDHWKYVDLPHLNLRVYGFGWNQWEIKKPLLRELKIESGNCLNLVMLHGDTFGRLGESNSLPISESDLRECKADYVALGHIHQNHRVPSKGKIIANYAGSPEPLGFGEPGEHGVLMGVLSKKGVNLKFLSTAKRTYFENKFRITSEMSIKDICNGIRDSAKKEDRMHHLYRLKLTGEKDEAVNLSNEVFQELLKDDYFYLEVKDYTNPDYDLEAVIRENLHTAPGIFTLKMKEEIDREKGREREVINKALYYGLDTLLGKKVSLR; via the coding sequence ATGAAGGAAATAAAATTTTTGCAAACTGGTGATATTCATCTGGAAACTGCTTTTACCGGGCAAAATTTTTCTTTGGAGATGGCCAGAAGAAGGAGAAATGAAATAAAGGAGGTCTTCAGCAGAATTATTAAAATTGCTGAAGAAAGTAAGGTTGATTTGATTTTAATTACCGGTGATTTGTTTGAACACAAGTTTGTTACCAAGTCGGTTATAAGATTTATGCAGAGAAAACTACTTAGGATTCCACATATTAAAGTATTTATTACTCCTGGAGATAGTGACCCAGCTCTTGCTGATTCTTATTATCGAACTTTTTGTTGGCCTAAGAATGTGCATATCTTTTTAGAAGACCATTGGAAATATGTTGACCTTCCTCATTTAAATCTTAGGGTTTATGGTTTTGGGTGGAATCAATGGGAAATTAAAAAGCCTCTTTTGAGGGAATTAAAAATTGAATCGGGGAATTGTCTTAATTTAGTTATGCTTCATGGAGACACTTTTGGTCGTTTGGGGGAATCTAATTCTTTACCTATCAGTGAAAGTGATTTACGGGAATGTAAAGCAGATTATGTTGCTCTAGGACATATACATCAAAATCATCGGGTACCCAGCAAAGGTAAAATTATTGCAAACTATGCGGGTTCTCCAGAACCTTTAGGGTTTGGGGAACCTGGTGAGCATGGGGTTTTGATGGGGGTTTTAAGTAAAAAAGGAGTTAATTTGAAATTCCTTTCTACCGCTAAAAGAACATATTTTGAAAATAAGTTTCGAATCACCAGTGAAATGAGTATTAAAGATATTTGTAATGGAATTAGAGACTCTGCAAAAAAAGAGGACAGAATGCACCATCTATATCGTTTAAAATTGACAGGAGAGAAAGATGAAGCTGTAAATCTCAGCAATGAGGTTTTTCAGGAACTTCTCAAAGATGATTATTTTTATCTGGAGGTTAAGGACTATACCAACCCGGACTATGATCTGGAGGCAGTGATTAGAGAAAACCTGCATACAGCCCCAGGCATTTTCACTTTAAAGATGAAAGAAGAAATAGACCGGGAAAAGGGTAGAGAGCGGGAAGTTATTAATAAAGCCCTATATTATGGATTGGATACTCTTTTAGGAAAGAAGGTGTCTTTGAGGTGA
- the pabB gene encoding aminodeoxychorismate synthase component I, which produces MKVAAAVKELKPIISPFDVYCHIKDKPYSFILDSRMDPDRLGRYSFVGADPFALFRSKGNQVYIWQEKQGETRLIGSPFKLLKEFLNNYQMITELPSEVPPFSGGAVGYFGYELGEVIEELPGNSSDDLMLPDCLLGFYDRIYAFDHLLNKVFIFTLGRSKTEEEAVVKADEMMKEFSKEIENIQDQGAKEPDVLKKDPFQENSKDEKNFCEIKHKLKSNFTREQYCSTVQKVKQYIAAGDIYQANLSQRFETDLTISPFDLYCRLRTINPAPFASFLNFGDVVVASASPERFLLLSDKIVETRPIKGTRPRSSDPKKDLEYREELLNSEKDRAELIMIVDLERNDLGRVCLPGTVKVTELFALEAYATVYHLVSTVTGVLPEDKDITDLLYASFPGGSITGAPKIRAMEIIDELEGLKRNVYTGSIGYITLDGKADLNIVIRTFVVKNNKVYFQVGGGIVADSEPEKEYQETLDKAKALIESLSI; this is translated from the coding sequence TTGAAAGTTGCTGCAGCCGTAAAAGAACTAAAGCCTATAATATCTCCCTTTGATGTTTACTGTCACATAAAGGATAAACCCTATAGTTTTATTCTTGACAGCAGAATGGATCCAGACCGCCTGGGAAGGTATTCTTTTGTGGGGGCTGACCCCTTTGCTTTGTTCCGTTCCAAGGGAAACCAGGTATATATTTGGCAGGAAAAACAAGGAGAAACTCGCTTAATAGGCAGTCCCTTTAAACTGCTTAAGGAATTCTTAAACAACTACCAGATGATTACAGAGCTTCCCTCAGAAGTTCCTCCATTTTCCGGAGGAGCTGTGGGATACTTTGGTTATGAATTGGGAGAAGTAATTGAAGAACTGCCGGGAAACAGCTCTGATGATCTTATGCTGCCGGACTGTCTCTTGGGTTTTTACGATCGAATATATGCCTTTGATCATCTTTTAAATAAAGTTTTCATTTTTACCCTTGGCAGGTCAAAAACTGAGGAAGAAGCAGTAGTTAAGGCAGATGAAATGATGAAAGAATTTTCCAAAGAAATTGAAAACATTCAAGACCAGGGCGCTAAAGAACCTGACGTATTGAAAAAAGATCCGTTTCAAGAAAATAGTAAAGATGAAAAGAACTTCTGTGAAATTAAGCATAAACTAAAGTCCAATTTTACACGGGAACAATATTGCAGCACTGTTCAGAAGGTTAAACAATATATTGCTGCGGGGGACATTTACCAGGCCAATCTTTCCCAACGATTTGAAACAGACCTTACTATTAGTCCCTTTGACCTTTACTGCAGGTTAAGGACTATTAACCCTGCACCCTTTGCTTCTTTTTTAAATTTTGGTGATGTAGTGGTAGCCAGTGCATCTCCAGAAAGGTTTTTACTTTTGTCTGATAAAATCGTTGAAACCCGGCCCATTAAAGGTACCAGGCCCAGAAGCAGTGACCCTAAAAAAGACCTGGAGTATAGGGAAGAACTGCTGAATAGTGAAAAAGACCGGGCAGAACTGATTATGATTGTAGATTTAGAACGAAATGACCTGGGAAGAGTATGCCTTCCAGGTACGGTGAAAGTCACAGAATTATTCGCCCTGGAGGCCTATGCTACCGTATACCATCTGGTTTCTACTGTAACCGGAGTACTGCCGGAGGATAAAGATATTACAGATCTTCTCTATGCATCTTTTCCTGGAGGGTCAATTACCGGGGCCCCAAAAATTCGGGCTATGGAAATTATTGATGAGTTGGAGGGGTTGAAAAGAAACGTTTATACCGGTTCCATTGGTTATATCACCCTGGATGGAAAAGCTGACCTTAATATTGTCATAAGAACTTTTGTTGTTAAAAATAACAAGGTGTATTTTCAAGTAGGAGGAGGAATTGTTGCCGACTCTGAGCCGGAGAAGGAATATCAGGAAACATTGGACAAGGCTAAAGCTTTAATAGAAAGTCTTTCCATTTAA
- a CDS encoding anthranilate synthase component II, translating into MILMIDNYDSFTFNLVQYLFELNEDVLVYRNDRITLEQIELLKPDQIIISPGPCTPNEAGITLQLIDRFAGKIPILGVCLGHQSMGQVFGGNVVRAPRLMHGKTSKIFHQGKTIFKGLKNPLTVTRYHSLILEPNSLPQCFEVSAWTQQGEIMGITHKDYLLEGVQFHPEAILTEQGHDLLRNFLDLSRERSAEHIESCCSRKRTKAYNISL; encoded by the coding sequence ATGATATTAATGATTGATAATTATGATTCTTTTACCTTTAACCTGGTTCAATATCTCTTTGAATTGAATGAAGATGTGCTGGTTTACCGAAATGACAGGATTACTTTAGAACAGATTGAATTATTGAAGCCTGATCAAATCATTATTTCTCCAGGTCCCTGCACTCCTAATGAGGCGGGAATAACCCTACAGCTGATTGATCGTTTTGCTGGTAAAATCCCAATTTTGGGAGTATGCCTGGGTCATCAGTCTATGGGTCAAGTTTTTGGGGGGAATGTGGTTCGGGCCCCCAGGCTGATGCACGGTAAAACTTCTAAAATATTTCATCAGGGAAAGACTATTTTTAAAGGATTAAAAAATCCTCTAACAGTTACCAGATATCACTCATTAATCCTGGAACCTAATAGTTTACCCCAATGTTTTGAGGTTAGTGCCTGGACACAGCAGGGTGAAATCATGGGAATTACCCATAAGGATTATTTGCTGGAGGGAGTACAATTCCATCCCGAAGCAATTCTAACTGAGCAGGGACATGACCTGCTCCGAAACTTCCTGGATTTAAGCCGTGAAAGGAGTGCGGAACATATTGAAAGTTGCTGCAGCCGTAAAAGAACTAAAGCCTATAATATCTCCCTTTGA
- a CDS encoding ABC1 kinase family protein produces MRLQKRYKHFHRYREIAQTLTKHGFGYLIKQLGLKEFLKGWRTGGSEEGHQLSTAERIRLVLEELGTTFIKLGQILSTRPDLIPKEITDELSKLQDQVPPFPFSEVRKQIETELGDTLENLFKEIDPIPLAAASIGQVHRATLLDGKKMVVKVQRPDIEENIKIDLEILFDIARLVEKHTEWSQFFNFKEAVLEYEDILLNELDYLVEGQNIDVFQKNFKDQEEVCIPEVHWDYTTRRVLTMEYIEGIKLDNVQKLSEKGVDTKKIAQVLSKSVFKQMLYHGFFHGDPHPGNILVIDNNTIALLDFGIVGMIDEEMKEQFSNLLIAQVNKNTEAVMRSFLTLGITPPDINRRELKQDIERMRYKYYDRPLDKIKVGDTMKEFMELAYKYKILLPAEFTLMGKTFVILEGQITRLSPETSLMEIAEPFGRELIKERFSFGYLRKTLSKNVHEYGQILGALPKQIVDLVEIMERGQFKATLKHDYDEKILIKISHMVNRLAFSIVLASLIIGLSYLIQITEQSIIWKLPVAEIGFLIAGAMGFGLLISIIRSGRF; encoded by the coding sequence ATGAGGCTGCAGAAACGCTATAAACATTTCCATCGATACAGAGAAATAGCTCAAACACTCACTAAGCATGGTTTTGGTTATTTAATTAAACAGCTGGGCCTGAAGGAATTTTTAAAGGGTTGGAGGACGGGAGGCAGTGAAGAAGGACATCAGTTATCTACAGCAGAAAGAATTCGCCTGGTTTTAGAGGAATTAGGGACTACTTTTATTAAGCTGGGGCAGATATTGAGTACTCGGCCAGACCTGATTCCTAAAGAAATAACTGATGAACTGTCTAAACTCCAGGACCAGGTTCCACCATTTCCCTTTTCGGAGGTCAGGAAACAGATTGAAACTGAACTGGGGGATACTTTAGAAAATCTTTTTAAAGAGATTGACCCAATTCCCTTGGCCGCCGCTTCTATTGGACAGGTTCATCGGGCCACTCTATTAGATGGGAAAAAGATGGTAGTAAAGGTCCAGAGACCAGATATAGAAGAAAATATTAAAATTGATTTGGAAATACTCTTTGATATTGCTCGATTGGTTGAAAAGCATACAGAGTGGTCGCAGTTTTTTAATTTTAAAGAGGCTGTTTTAGAATATGAAGACATTTTGTTAAATGAACTGGATTATCTTGTTGAGGGTCAAAACATTGATGTTTTTCAAAAAAACTTTAAAGACCAGGAAGAAGTTTGTATTCCTGAAGTGCATTGGGATTATACCACTCGAAGAGTTTTGACCATGGAGTATATCGAAGGAATAAAACTGGACAATGTCCAGAAGCTCTCTGAAAAGGGAGTGGACACTAAAAAGATTGCGCAGGTGCTGAGTAAATCGGTTTTTAAACAGATGCTGTACCATGGGTTTTTTCATGGGGACCCTCATCCCGGAAATATATTGGTTATAGACAATAATACAATTGCATTACTGGATTTTGGAATCGTTGGAATGATTGATGAGGAGATGAAAGAGCAGTTTTCCAACCTTTTGATTGCGCAGGTAAACAAGAATACGGAAGCGGTGATGAGGTCATTTTTAACTTTGGGCATTACTCCCCCGGATATAAACCGGCGTGAACTGAAACAGGATATAGAAAGAATGAGGTATAAATATTATGATCGTCCCCTGGATAAAATTAAAGTGGGGGATACCATGAAGGAATTCATGGAACTGGCTTATAAATATAAAATATTACTGCCGGCGGAATTCACATTAATGGGTAAGACTTTTGTCATTCTGGAGGGACAAATAACCAGGTTATCTCCCGAAACCAGCCTGATGGAGATTGCCGAGCCTTTTGGCAGGGAGTTAATTAAAGAAAGGTTTTCTTTTGGATATTTGAGAAAGACCCTGTCTAAAAATGTTCATGAATATGGACAGATATTGGGTGCACTTCCAAAACAAATTGTTGATTTAGTTGAAATAATGGAAAGGGGTCAATTCAAGGCAACCCTCAAGCATGATTATGATGAAAAAATTCTTATTAAAATTAGCCACATGGTAAACCGTCTGGCTTTCAGTATAGTATTAGCCAGTTTGATTATTGGTCTTTCCTATTTAATTCAGATAACAGAACAGTCAATTATTTGGAAACTGCCCGTGGCTGAAATTGGCTTTCTGATAGCGGGAGCCATGGGTTTTGGACTTCTAATTTCAATTATTCGTTCCGGCAGATTTTAA
- a CDS encoding phasin family protein, with product MMNDFFNKTILFGLGAISLTKEKAEEMVDMMVKKGEVNKDEAQKVVNDFVEKGKKEREVLQETIKNELNQILNQAELATKEDIGRLENKIDELKGLLESKM from the coding sequence ATGATGAATGACTTTTTTAATAAAACTATTCTTTTCGGCTTGGGAGCCATTTCTTTAACTAAGGAAAAAGCAGAAGAAATGGTGGATATGATGGTGAAAAAAGGAGAGGTTAATAAGGATGAAGCTCAAAAAGTAGTAAACGATTTTGTGGAAAAGGGGAAAAAAGAAAGAGAGGTATTACAAGAAACCATAAAAAATGAGTTAAATCAGATTTTAAACCAGGCTGAACTGGCCACCAAAGAAGATATTGGCAGGCTGGAGAATAAAATTGATGAGTTGAAAGGGCTGCTGGAATCAAAAATGTAA